From the Acetomicrobium sp. S15 = DSM 107314 genome, one window contains:
- a CDS encoding PLP-dependent cysteine synthase family protein, with amino-acid sequence MKPLSESVLDAIGETPLVDLKRLVEAWGLEGKIYAKLELLNPGFSMKDRIALKIIEEAEASGELKSGQTIVETTSGNTGTGLAIVCAVKGYPFVAVMSKGNTPERARMIRALGAEVVLVEQAPDSPPGQVSGEDLALVEEEAKRIIAERGAFYADQFNRMSNVHAHEEHTGAEIWDQTEGKVDAFLQFAGTGGSFAGCAKALKKRNPDIRCYLTEPAGAPYLAGGPITNPNHKIQGGGYAKDLPIVDKNLIDGFLAITDDEAIEGARALARFEGIFAGSSTGANIAGAAKLLRDKEKGNRIAILVCDSGLKYLSTDLYN; translated from the coding sequence TTGAAGCCTTTGTCGGAAAGCGTACTTGACGCCATAGGGGAGACCCCGCTTGTAGATCTAAAACGGCTGGTCGAGGCGTGGGGTTTAGAGGGAAAAATTTACGCGAAACTTGAGCTCTTAAACCCGGGCTTCAGCATGAAAGATAGGATAGCCCTGAAGATCATCGAAGAAGCGGAGGCCTCGGGCGAGCTCAAATCCGGACAAACCATAGTCGAAACGACGAGCGGAAACACCGGCACAGGGCTTGCCATAGTGTGCGCCGTAAAGGGATACCCCTTTGTGGCCGTGATGTCCAAGGGGAACACGCCGGAGAGGGCGCGGATGATCAGGGCTCTCGGAGCGGAGGTTGTGTTGGTGGAGCAGGCTCCCGACTCGCCGCCCGGACAGGTTTCGGGAGAGGATCTGGCGCTGGTCGAGGAAGAGGCAAAGCGCATCATCGCGGAAAGGGGTGCCTTTTACGCCGACCAGTTCAACAGAATGAGCAACGTTCACGCCCACGAAGAGCATACTGGCGCAGAGATATGGGATCAGACAGAGGGGAAAGTGGACGCCTTCCTGCAGTTTGCCGGCACGGGCGGATCGTTCGCAGGCTGCGCCAAGGCGCTCAAAAAGCGCAACCCGGACATTCGCTGTTACCTGACGGAACCCGCTGGAGCCCCATATCTCGCCGGAGGACCCATAACGAACCCGAACCACAAGATCCAAGGCGGTGGTTACGCCAAAGACCTACCCATTGTAGACAAAAACCTCATAGACGGCTTTTTGGCCATAACGGATGACGAAGCAATAGAAGGAGCGAGGGCGCTGGCGCGCTTCGAAGGGATCTTCGCCGGCTCTTCCACCGGAGCCAACATCGCCGGCGCAGCAAAACTGTTGAGGGACAAAGAGAAGGGAAATAGGATAGCAATATTGGTCTGCGACTCAGGCCTCAAATACCTGAGCACAGACCTTTATAATTGA
- a CDS encoding class II SORL domain-containing protein, translated as MKFADIMQSADWKAEKHVPVIEAPDSVKAGEFFNVTLTVGKEIPHPNTTEHHIRWIKLLFKPEGDKFAYELANFEFTAHGEAVAGANQGPAYTDSCGVARVKLNSSGTLLAMSYCNIHGLWESSKEIKVG; from the coding sequence ATGAAGTTCGCGGACATCATGCAGTCTGCCGACTGGAAGGCTGAAAAGCACGTCCCCGTGATAGAGGCGCCAGATTCGGTGAAGGCCGGGGAATTTTTTAACGTCACCCTTACCGTAGGTAAGGAAATCCCTCATCCCAACACGACGGAGCATCACATCCGCTGGATCAAGCTCCTGTTTAAGCCCGAAGGGGATAAGTTCGCTTATGAGCTGGCCAATTTCGAATTCACCGCCCACGGTGAGGCGGTGGCTGGCGCAAACCAGGGGCCTGCCTACACCGATTCGTGCGGTGTGGCTAGGGTGAAACTCAACTCCTCGGGCACACTGCTCGCTATGTCTTACTGCAATATACACGGCCTATGGGAGAGCTCCAAAGAGATCAAGGTAGGATAA